Proteins encoded in a region of the Paenibacillus pedocola genome:
- a CDS encoding M67 family metallopeptidase produces the protein MTAYQGTTPPIRLDSSVQLMLGKHLLTCFPHEACGLLLGTAAAGGMLISGYVPMSNVAPDPLHAFVPDPREWVKGLYSDPAPIGLFHSHPNSPPWPSAADLQGLASLGPQFNVYLIGSPGKDDSELPVLNGFIIDRQRGNDGSLSQQLLHTQLYALLK, from the coding sequence TTGACAGCATACCAGGGAACAACCCCGCCGATAAGGCTGGATTCCTCCGTTCAGCTCATGCTGGGGAAGCACTTGCTGACCTGCTTTCCGCATGAAGCATGCGGATTACTGCTGGGCACTGCCGCAGCGGGTGGCATGCTCATCAGCGGCTATGTGCCGATGAGCAACGTAGCGCCTGACCCGCTGCATGCATTTGTTCCCGACCCGCGGGAATGGGTCAAAGGGCTTTACAGCGACCCGGCTCCCATAGGCCTGTTCCATTCCCATCCAAACTCACCGCCCTGGCCATCCGCCGCCGACCTGCAGGGTCTGGCTTCCTTGGGTCCGCAGTTCAACGTTTATCTGATCGGCTCCCCCGGCAAAGATGACTCTGAGCTTCCGGTACTAAATGGTTTCATTATTGACCGGCAGCGTGGAAATGACGGCAGCCTAAGCCAGCAATTACTGCATACCCAGCTCTACGCTCTGCTCAAGTAA
- a CDS encoding ferredoxin → MAKYTWVEKDTCIACGACGATAPDIFDYDDEGLAEVIYENDSNRGCTAIPDDLFDDLQDSADGCPTDSIKIADAPFNKEG, encoded by the coding sequence ATGGCTAAGTACACTTGGGTCGAAAAAGACACTTGCATCGCTTGCGGTGCGTGTGGCGCAACGGCTCCTGATATTTTTGATTACGATGACGAAGGTTTGGCAGAAGTGATTTATGAGAATGACAGCAACCGGGGATGCACAGCGATTCCGGATGATCTGTTCGATGATCTTCAGGATTCGGCTGACGGATGCCCAACGGATTCCATTAAAATTGCGGATGCACCTTTCAACAAAGAAGGTTAA
- a CDS encoding TlpA family protein disulfide reductase, producing the protein MRAVNKRNLTVVALIVFLVVLAIEHRFKTEPEAVPVIQQQASASASSASAGLPAPAFSLEDSTGNVYKVGGPRQKALIVNFWASWCEPCQLEAPELNKMALKYKDVLDIYGINVTSQDYKPNAERFIRKYMLAFPVMFDSKGKVFDKYQGQVFPTNVLIDKNGVISEVILGALTAEELEKKIIALTGS; encoded by the coding sequence ATGAGAGCTGTTAATAAACGTAATCTAACGGTTGTGGCCCTGATTGTATTTCTGGTTGTGCTTGCAATAGAGCACCGCTTTAAGACGGAGCCGGAGGCGGTTCCTGTCATTCAGCAGCAGGCGTCTGCGTCCGCAAGCAGTGCAAGTGCGGGTCTGCCAGCGCCTGCGTTCTCTCTGGAGGACAGTACCGGGAATGTGTATAAAGTGGGCGGTCCCAGGCAGAAGGCGCTTATTGTGAACTTCTGGGCTTCGTGGTGCGAACCCTGCCAGCTGGAGGCACCTGAACTGAATAAAATGGCGCTTAAATATAAGGATGTTCTGGATATTTACGGAATCAACGTAACGAGCCAGGACTATAAGCCGAACGCGGAACGGTTCATCAGGAAATATATGCTCGCCTTTCCGGTGATGTTTGATAGTAAAGGTAAAGTGTTTGACAAATATCAAGGCCAGGTGTTTCCAACCAATGTGTTGATTGACAAAAATGGAGTCATTTCCGAGGTGATCCTTGGTGCTCTTACGGCCGAGGAATTGGAAAAGAAAATTATTGCGCTTACCGGCTCGTAA
- a CDS encoding DUF294 nucleotidyltransferase-like domain-containing protein, with protein MELTEWNEDKRYLSIATAGSPQELKRRRTACQQVLLEQLNVIPIEEWMFRVNAMHDMIAKTAVNICEAQMKEAGYGLPPCAYSFIVFGSAGRQEATLWSDQDNGLIVEGEPDDDKNDYFTTFGGMLSDVLEEVGFEKCEGKVMCSEPLWSKTLPEWKVQLKSWMGQMEWEPIRYLIIASDMRHVAGSAELSAEWREAFHAGFVDNEKLSTAVLRNTVRHKATLNLLGQVLTERFGDNAGGFDIKYGVYIPLVNIVRHLALLHGIEDSSTLKRIEKLSELDKYEHLENIRRAFLTALRMRVNTPFVERDGMLSSSDYISGNALKNKQLLSELRESLLLVRRLHRALQRQLRSAERRQS; from the coding sequence ATGGAATTGACAGAATGGAACGAAGATAAGCGATACTTGTCCATCGCAACGGCCGGTTCGCCGCAGGAACTTAAGCGCAGGCGCACGGCCTGCCAGCAAGTACTTCTGGAGCAGTTGAACGTTATTCCAATTGAGGAATGGATGTTCCGTGTCAACGCGATGCACGATATGATTGCTAAGACGGCGGTAAACATTTGTGAGGCGCAGATGAAGGAGGCGGGCTACGGCCTGCCTCCCTGCGCCTATTCCTTTATTGTATTTGGCAGCGCTGGCAGGCAGGAGGCTACGCTCTGGAGCGACCAGGATAACGGCCTGATTGTAGAAGGAGAACCGGATGACGATAAGAATGATTATTTCACCACTTTTGGCGGGATGTTGTCCGATGTCCTTGAAGAAGTGGGCTTTGAAAAATGTGAAGGAAAGGTAATGTGCTCAGAGCCGTTATGGAGCAAGACACTTCCGGAATGGAAAGTGCAGCTGAAGAGCTGGATGGGCCAGATGGAATGGGAACCGATAAGGTATCTAATTATCGCTTCTGATATGAGACATGTAGCGGGAAGTGCTGAACTGTCGGCTGAATGGAGGGAAGCCTTTCATGCCGGCTTTGTGGACAACGAGAAATTGAGTACTGCGGTTCTGCGCAATACCGTACGTCACAAAGCAACACTTAACCTGCTTGGACAGGTTCTCACAGAACGATTCGGTGATAATGCCGGGGGATTTGATATTAAATATGGTGTCTATATCCCGCTTGTCAATATTGTCAGACATTTAGCGCTATTGCACGGAATTGAGGATAGTTCTACGCTCAAAAGAATTGAAAAGCTTAGTGAACTGGACAAATACGAGCATCTTGAAAATATCCGGCGGGCTTTTTTGACGGCGTTGCGGATGCGGGTGAACACTCCTTTCGTTGAACGTGATGGTATGTTGTCGAGCAGTGACTATATTTCCGGCAATGCTTTGAAGAATAAGCAGCTCCTGTCCGAGCTGCGTGAAAGTCTGCTGCTGGTCAGACGCTTACACAGGGCTCTGCAGCGTCAGCTCCGGTCAGCGGAAAGGAGGCAGTCATGA
- a CDS encoding MerR family transcriptional regulator, with protein MILYRIGELAKAANISERTIDYYTKLGLIAPESRSMKNYRLYSHETLIALERINQLKQEKYTLEEIKSMMNKWNTATPETDVSDKLVLLELQMQRLEREVKALEPMISGLKPVQAKRALAALIPQGVACMEAIRLLLTQGPPM; from the coding sequence ATGATCCTATACCGGATTGGAGAACTTGCCAAGGCTGCTAATATTAGTGAACGAACCATTGATTACTATACAAAACTGGGGCTTATCGCTCCGGAATCAAGAAGCATGAAGAATTACCGGCTGTACAGCCATGAAACTTTAATCGCCTTGGAACGTATTAATCAACTTAAGCAAGAGAAATATACATTGGAAGAAATTAAATCCATGATGAACAAATGGAATACAGCTACTCCTGAAACTGATGTTTCGGACAAACTTGTCCTGCTGGAGCTTCAGATGCAGCGTTTGGAACGTGAAGTGAAAGCACTGGAACCGATGATCAGCGGTTTAAAGCCAGTACAAGCCAAGCGTGCACTTGCCGCTCTGATTCCGCAAGGTGTTGCCTGCATGGAAGCGATCCGGCTTCTGCTGACCCAGGGGCCGCCAATGTAA
- a CDS encoding DNA polymerase IV has translation MQNVDQYYPTSGRVILHVDMNAFYCSVHEAEDPAQYKGKPTAVAGSVELRRGIIVTCSYAARKYGISTGMQVQKALRIYPSLILIKPDFNLYRKYSNAFMQIAYSYTPLLEAVSIDECYLDITGSRQFGTPLEIAEAIQRRIMEELGLPCSIGIAPNKLLAKIASDLKKPNGITVLRLRDVPEILWNKPCGEMFGIGGKTAEKLRKLGIYTIGQLAAADEKFLVDHFGVMGSWLKRAGNGIDHGIVNPEREQSKSIGHTTTLPRDVVGLAEARPILLNLSDQVARRLRKQGLVAAGVQLTIRTPDMKTITRSRQLEAPTESAEDIYKAVCEQFARHWNNEKPVRLLGVTLQGLTAKEESVIQLDLFDYERQPKKESLNKTMDMLRNKFGENAVLTAGMLSDSHSARLRNHKERGTSLQKDNLQSVDPDHA, from the coding sequence GTGCAGAACGTGGATCAGTATTACCCGACGAGCGGCAGGGTCATTCTGCATGTGGATATGAACGCTTTTTACTGCTCTGTGCATGAGGCGGAAGATCCTGCTCAATATAAAGGCAAACCGACGGCAGTTGCAGGCAGTGTGGAGCTGCGCAGAGGGATTATCGTCACCTGTTCCTATGCGGCGCGGAAGTATGGAATCTCTACAGGTATGCAGGTACAGAAAGCGCTGCGGATTTATCCTTCATTAATTTTGATTAAACCGGACTTTAACCTGTACCGGAAGTACTCCAATGCATTTATGCAGATTGCGTATAGCTATACTCCGCTGCTTGAAGCAGTCTCGATTGATGAATGTTACCTGGACATCACCGGTTCCCGGCAGTTTGGTACTCCTCTGGAGATTGCTGAAGCCATACAGCGGCGGATTATGGAGGAGCTCGGGCTTCCCTGCTCCATTGGTATTGCCCCTAACAAGCTGCTGGCTAAGATCGCATCGGATCTGAAAAAGCCCAATGGTATCACCGTCCTGCGTCTGCGTGATGTGCCGGAGATTCTATGGAACAAGCCATGCGGGGAGATGTTCGGTATCGGCGGAAAAACGGCTGAGAAGCTGCGTAAACTAGGGATCTACACTATAGGCCAGCTGGCGGCAGCCGACGAGAAATTTCTGGTAGACCATTTCGGTGTCATGGGCTCCTGGCTGAAGCGGGCGGGAAACGGTATTGATCATGGCATAGTGAATCCGGAACGGGAACAGAGCAAGTCGATCGGCCATACGACGACGCTGCCGAGAGATGTGGTCGGGCTGGCTGAAGCCAGGCCGATTCTGCTCAACCTCAGCGACCAGGTGGCCCGCCGATTAAGGAAGCAAGGCTTGGTTGCTGCAGGAGTGCAGCTCACGATCCGTACACCTGATATGAAGACTATCACCCGATCCCGCCAGCTTGAGGCTCCCACCGAAAGCGCTGAAGATATCTACAAGGCGGTATGTGAGCAGTTTGCCCGCCACTGGAACAATGAGAAGCCTGTGCGGCTGCTGGGAGTAACGCTGCAAGGTCTTACGGCTAAAGAGGAGTCGGTGATCCAGCTGGATTTGTTTGATTATGAACGCCAGCCGAAAAAGGAATCCTTGAATAAGACTATGGACATGTTGCGTAATAAATTCGGTGAAAATGCCGTTCTCACCGCGGGGATGCTCAGTGACAGCCATTCCGCCCGCCTTCGCAATCATAAGGAGCGGGGCACCTCGCTGCAGAAGGACAATCTGCAGAGTGTAGATCCGGATCATGCCTGA
- a CDS encoding zinc metallopeptidase, whose protein sequence is MALMYLLVIIAFLFSLWAQFRVKGNFNKWAKVANMNGLTGYEAARRMLDANGLYDVPIEPVRGTLSDHYDPIHRVVRLSEPVYYESSIAAVSVACHEIGHAIQHKEHYPMLALRHRMFPVVNFASGVAPFMLLAGFLFSSMNLVGLGIIFFSAAVAFQLVTLPVEFNASSRARQVMVEQGFIRNEEERGVAKVLNAAALTYVAAALVSLLELLRLIMMFLGNRD, encoded by the coding sequence ATGGCTTTAATGTATCTATTAGTAATTATTGCATTTCTATTTTCGTTGTGGGCCCAGTTCCGGGTAAAGGGCAATTTTAATAAATGGGCTAAAGTGGCCAACATGAACGGTTTAACCGGATATGAAGCAGCACGGCGCATGCTCGATGCCAATGGTCTGTATGACGTTCCCATCGAACCGGTCCGCGGAACATTATCCGACCATTATGATCCGATCCACCGGGTTGTCCGCCTCTCCGAGCCAGTCTATTACGAAAGCTCTATTGCGGCCGTCTCCGTGGCCTGCCACGAGATCGGTCATGCCATCCAGCATAAAGAACATTATCCGATGCTGGCACTCCGCCACCGGATGTTCCCGGTCGTTAATTTCGCTTCCGGCGTAGCCCCTTTCATGCTGCTTGCAGGTTTTCTGTTTAGCTCCATGAATCTGGTGGGTCTGGGGATTATCTTCTTCTCCGCCGCTGTAGCATTCCAGCTGGTAACACTTCCGGTTGAATTTAACGCCAGCAGCCGCGCCCGCCAGGTCATGGTCGAACAAGGCTTCATCCGTAACGAGGAAGAGCGCGGTGTGGCTAAGGTGCTGAATGCAGCTGCCTTGACTTATGTTGCGGCAGCTTTGGTATCGCTGCTTGAGCTTCTGCGCTTGATCATGATGTTCCTTGGCAACCGCGACTAA
- a CDS encoding ammonium transporter: protein MKKKMLMMFLAMVTLMIYPVSAFAADGPATPDLQIGLDTAFTFLAFILVFFMQAGFAMLEAGSVRMKNAGHVAGKTVLTLAIACLCFWALGFGLGFGNGNSFFGTTGFWYGGDTQAASFDNALGFSDVTLNVKFLFQMAFAAVSLAIVSGGMAERAKLSVYIIFGILFSVVIYPVVAHWVWGGGWLAELSMQDYAGSTVVHLTGATAAVVATILLKPRLGKFNKEGKPVIIPGHNQVFTVLGVIILWFGWFGFNPGSALSPMGGFFGHVALTTNIAAAAGGLAALIASWLYFGKSDIPAMLNGVLAALVAITGACAYVQPWAAIIIGLVAGAFTFMTSQWLERAGLDDPIYAFSVHGIAGMWGALSTGLFADPDLIEKGALVGKAGLFYDGGFHQLGVQALGVAGTFVFVAVMSFIILYVIKLVIGLRVTEEEELMGLDISEHGTYGYPEQMKLIAESESKTRK from the coding sequence ATGAAGAAAAAGATGTTGATGATGTTTCTGGCCATGGTCACGCTGATGATCTACCCTGTCAGTGCCTTTGCTGCTGATGGACCGGCAACACCGGATTTACAGATCGGTCTGGATACGGCGTTTACGTTTCTGGCATTTATCTTAGTATTCTTTATGCAAGCTGGGTTTGCAATGCTTGAAGCCGGTTCGGTCCGGATGAAGAACGCCGGTCACGTTGCCGGTAAAACGGTACTGACACTGGCAATTGCTTGTTTATGTTTCTGGGCACTAGGCTTCGGTCTAGGCTTTGGTAACGGCAACAGCTTCTTCGGAACTACAGGCTTCTGGTACGGTGGGGATACACAAGCTGCATCCTTCGATAATGCCCTCGGATTCTCCGATGTAACCCTTAACGTTAAATTCCTGTTCCAAATGGCTTTTGCAGCAGTTTCCCTGGCTATCGTATCTGGTGGTATGGCTGAACGTGCTAAGCTGAGCGTATACATTATCTTCGGTATTCTGTTCTCTGTAGTTATCTATCCTGTCGTAGCTCACTGGGTATGGGGCGGCGGCTGGTTGGCGGAACTGAGCATGCAGGATTATGCAGGTTCCACAGTAGTCCATCTTACAGGTGCAACGGCAGCGGTTGTTGCTACAATCTTGCTTAAACCTCGTCTAGGCAAGTTCAACAAAGAAGGTAAACCGGTTATTATTCCAGGCCACAACCAAGTGTTCACCGTACTCGGTGTAATCATCCTCTGGTTTGGCTGGTTCGGATTTAACCCGGGTAGTGCTTTGTCCCCAATGGGCGGGTTCTTCGGACACGTAGCCCTGACAACTAACATTGCCGCGGCTGCTGGGGGGCTGGCTGCATTGATTGCTTCCTGGCTGTACTTTGGTAAGTCTGACATTCCGGCTATGCTGAACGGCGTACTGGCTGCGCTTGTTGCCATCACAGGTGCCTGTGCATATGTACAGCCTTGGGCAGCTATCATCATCGGTCTGGTTGCAGGTGCATTCACATTCATGACCTCGCAATGGCTGGAACGCGCTGGTCTTGATGATCCGATTTATGCATTCTCTGTACACGGTATTGCCGGGATGTGGGGCGCATTGTCCACTGGTCTCTTCGCAGATCCGGATCTGATTGAAAAAGGTGCACTAGTAGGTAAAGCTGGTCTGTTCTACGATGGCGGATTCCACCAGCTCGGCGTTCAGGCGCTTGGTGTAGCCGGTACCTTCGTTTTCGTGGCCGTTATGTCCTTTATCATTCTGTATGTAATCAAGCTGGTTATTGGCCTGCGTGTTACAGAAGAGGAAGAATTGATGGGGCTGGATATCAGTGAGCATGGTACTTACGGTTATCCTGAGCAAATGAAACTGATTGCAGAATCGGAATCCAAAACCCGAAAATAA
- a CDS encoding L,D-transpeptidase, with product MKNSQHLKAYVQMHPDNKMAWYLLGKEYYKNGQQGKANYCFNQAGEVYEAFEHSKVPADMLREYEDGLLKVAHERHQSKLRKRRMLVALVMLLLLFLPPAVSPEADSAITLESLLDDGEDIPAQLAADAQETVTEEAQSDQPPKLAFTALAGDPAASSQAFAGIVQSKSPVMTAILGMERSGKWLVWKKKLPLTATVVKNENGRTVYQSYDQARCECQPPDSGELQKQAAQWQEQQEQLAVLWSAMRAYKSSKGNLPQSLKELTGAFPGNWLGAATPLMKEKFASLRASAADSLSKQPAGGAGGELNQEAQAGAGTGGRAGAAGDTAQEMPFFTGSLTIIVDKQNHRLAVTSGSVILRNYAVGLGGDKTPEGAFIITDKVVNPNGHDNGEFGSRGMQLSDSNYAIHGTNEPESIGKDESLGCIRMSRKDVEELFALVPRGTKVQISKGVLPEELLVPEDRFPSGAPRNQTNPNKVYHWLN from the coding sequence ATGAAAAATTCGCAGCATCTTAAGGCATATGTCCAAATGCATCCTGATAACAAGATGGCATGGTACTTGCTTGGTAAGGAATACTATAAGAACGGCCAGCAGGGGAAAGCTAATTACTGCTTCAATCAGGCCGGAGAAGTATATGAGGCTTTTGAACACAGTAAGGTCCCTGCGGATATGCTGCGCGAATATGAGGATGGGCTGCTGAAAGTGGCGCATGAACGTCATCAGTCCAAGCTGAGGAAGCGCAGGATGCTGGTGGCTCTCGTAATGTTACTGTTATTGTTCCTGCCTCCGGCGGTATCACCCGAAGCAGACTCCGCCATCACTCTGGAATCCCTGCTGGATGATGGTGAGGACATTCCTGCACAGCTGGCTGCCGATGCCCAGGAGACGGTTACGGAGGAAGCGCAGAGTGATCAACCGCCAAAGCTGGCTTTTACAGCCCTTGCCGGAGATCCAGCCGCCTCTAGTCAAGCGTTTGCGGGTATTGTGCAGAGCAAGAGTCCGGTAATGACTGCCATTCTGGGGATGGAGCGTTCCGGGAAATGGCTGGTATGGAAAAAGAAGCTGCCGCTTACTGCAACTGTGGTGAAGAATGAAAACGGGCGAACCGTCTACCAATCCTATGATCAGGCCCGTTGTGAATGTCAGCCGCCGGACTCCGGGGAGCTGCAGAAGCAGGCGGCGCAGTGGCAGGAGCAGCAGGAGCAGTTAGCAGTATTATGGAGCGCAATGCGCGCTTATAAGAGCAGCAAAGGGAATCTGCCTCAATCACTAAAAGAGCTGACAGGTGCTTTTCCCGGCAATTGGCTTGGCGCGGCTACACCGCTGATGAAGGAGAAATTCGCGTCACTGCGTGCTTCGGCAGCTGATTCCTTGTCCAAACAGCCGGCGGGCGGAGCTGGCGGTGAATTGAATCAGGAAGCGCAAGCAGGAGCCGGAACTGGAGGCAGAGCTGGGGCAGCAGGAGACACGGCGCAGGAAATGCCTTTTTTCACCGGATCTCTTACTATTATTGTGGATAAACAAAATCACCGTCTGGCAGTTACCAGCGGCTCGGTTATTCTTCGGAACTATGCGGTAGGGCTGGGCGGCGATAAGACTCCTGAAGGTGCTTTTATAATTACGGATAAGGTGGTTAATCCGAATGGTCATGATAACGGGGAGTTTGGGAGCCGGGGCATGCAGCTCTCGGACAGCAATTATGCGATCCATGGCACCAATGAACCGGAAAGCATCGGCAAGGATGAGTCGCTGGGCTGTATCCGCATGAGCCGTAAGGATGTGGAGGAGTTATTCGCACTTGTACCCAGGGGAACGAAGGTGCAGATTAGTAAAGGGGTTTTGCCTGAGGAGCTGCTGGTTCCGGAGGACCGTTTCCCCTCTGGAGCACCTCGAAATCAGACCAACCCCAACAAAGTCTACCACTGGCTGAATTAA
- the cimA gene encoding citramalate synthase, whose translation MSKSISIFDTTLRDGTQGEGISLSADDKLKIAKKLDDLGVHYIEGGIPGSNNKDIEFFKRVKELYLNAKITAFGSTRRKNSLAEHDENLQRMIDAGVPAATLVGKSWDFHVHTALQTTLEENLAMIGDSIAYLKHKGLEVIFDAEHFFDGFKNNPEYATAVLAKAREAGADWLVMCDTNGGTLPNEVYDIVSAMSGQLSGAPLGIHTHNDCELAVANTLSAISAGARQVQGTINGYGERCGNANLCSIIPTLQLKMGYQCIPGDSLPQLTNTARYISEVANVNMPVNQPYVGTAAFAHKGGIHVSAILRDSRTYEHIAPELVGNKQRVLVSELAGQSNVLSKALDMGLSLDPTSEQARKVIDKIKDLEHQGYQFEGADASLELLLREATGELNELFTFESFKMLVEKNAGQPVVSEAFVKLRVGGDSLYTAAEGNGPVNALDNALRKALQTYFPQLDEMHLSDYKVRVLDEQDQTAAKVRVLIESKDFNHTWSTVGVSSNVIEASWEALVDSMRYALLGQISLENQQKNSNEPKGLVNH comes from the coding sequence ATGTCTAAGTCCATTTCCATCTTCGATACGACACTGCGCGACGGCACCCAAGGCGAGGGCATCAGTCTGTCGGCAGATGACAAGCTGAAGATTGCTAAGAAACTCGATGATCTGGGTGTGCATTATATTGAAGGTGGCATCCCGGGGAGCAATAATAAAGACATTGAGTTTTTCAAAAGAGTCAAGGAACTGTACCTGAATGCCAAAATTACCGCATTCGGCAGCACTCGCCGCAAAAACTCCCTTGCTGAGCATGACGAGAATCTGCAAAGAATGATTGACGCAGGAGTGCCTGCGGCTACTCTAGTCGGAAAGTCATGGGATTTTCATGTGCATACCGCACTGCAGACTACCTTAGAAGAGAATCTTGCCATGATCGGTGATTCCATTGCTTATCTCAAACATAAAGGTCTCGAGGTCATCTTCGATGCCGAGCATTTCTTCGACGGCTTCAAGAACAATCCGGAGTATGCCACTGCTGTGCTTGCCAAGGCCCGGGAAGCCGGAGCAGACTGGCTCGTGATGTGCGATACGAACGGCGGCACACTCCCTAATGAAGTTTATGACATCGTGTCAGCAATGTCGGGGCAACTGTCCGGCGCGCCACTTGGCATCCACACCCATAACGACTGCGAACTTGCAGTTGCCAATACACTAAGTGCAATTAGTGCCGGTGCCCGCCAGGTGCAGGGTACTATTAACGGCTACGGTGAACGCTGCGGCAATGCCAACTTATGCTCTATTATTCCAACACTTCAACTTAAAATGGGTTATCAGTGTATACCTGGGGATTCACTCCCGCAGCTGACCAACACTGCCAGATATATCAGTGAAGTAGCCAACGTAAATATGCCGGTGAATCAACCATACGTCGGAACCGCCGCTTTTGCCCATAAAGGGGGCATTCATGTTTCAGCCATCCTGCGTGATTCACGCACCTACGAGCATATTGCACCGGAATTGGTCGGCAATAAACAGCGTGTACTAGTCTCCGAGCTTGCTGGCCAGAGTAATGTCCTGTCCAAAGCGCTGGATATGGGGCTAAGCCTCGATCCTACCAGCGAGCAGGCTCGCAAGGTCATTGACAAGATCAAAGACCTTGAACATCAGGGGTACCAATTCGAAGGTGCAGATGCCTCGCTTGAGCTGCTGCTGCGGGAAGCAACCGGGGAACTTAATGAGCTGTTCACTTTCGAATCCTTCAAAATGCTTGTTGAAAAAAATGCCGGCCAGCCTGTTGTCTCCGAAGCCTTTGTTAAACTTCGTGTCGGCGGAGACAGTCTGTATACAGCCGCTGAAGGCAATGGACCTGTCAATGCACTCGATAATGCATTGCGCAAAGCGCTGCAGACCTATTTCCCTCAGCTCGATGAAATGCATCTCTCCGACTATAAGGTGCGGGTACTCGATGAGCAGGATCAGACCGCCGCGAAGGTACGGGTCTTGATTGAATCCAAAGACTTCAATCATACATGGAGCACGGTCGGGGTATCCAGCAACGTGATCGAAGCGAGCTGGGAAGCCTTGGTTGATAGTATGCGTTATGCTCTGCTTGGTCAGATCTCACTGGAAAATCAACAAAAGAACAGCAACGAACCTAAGGGATTAGTTAATCACTAG
- a CDS encoding exonuclease domain-containing protein, with amino-acid sequence MKEPNKGGGFWNNLRQGGMPSAIASMRGGESAQQTAQQMAFIRSLMREKRRPEVLHTPLSELETVIFDLETTGFSHQHGDEIMSFGAIRVVGEEIKEDECFYTLVNCQTSIPDNITRLTGISEEMTSSAPSLIDGLHNFMSFVGQRVLVAHGSAHDKAFLNAALWKTSKVQLTHRVLDTMMLARWLEPHRSNYTLDELLAVHEIPIEGRHNALEDAKMTARLWVSYLREISQKRQVETLGDLYAYLSRA; translated from the coding sequence ATGAAGGAGCCAAACAAAGGCGGAGGATTCTGGAATAATCTGAGGCAAGGCGGAATGCCCTCCGCCATTGCATCGATGAGAGGCGGGGAATCGGCACAGCAAACCGCACAGCAAATGGCCTTTATCCGATCACTCATGCGCGAGAAGCGGCGACCTGAAGTACTGCATACCCCGCTTTCCGAACTGGAGACGGTCATATTCGATCTGGAAACTACCGGGTTCTCCCATCAGCATGGCGATGAAATTATGTCCTTTGGAGCAATCCGAGTGGTCGGTGAAGAAATCAAAGAAGATGAGTGCTTTTACACACTCGTGAATTGCCAGACCTCGATACCGGACAATATTACCAGACTTACGGGAATTTCCGAGGAGATGACATCATCCGCGCCTTCATTGATCGACGGCCTTCATAATTTCATGTCGTTTGTAGGCCAGCGTGTGCTTGTGGCACATGGGAGTGCGCATGACAAAGCCTTTTTAAACGCTGCACTATGGAAAACTTCAAAGGTACAGCTTACCCACAGGGTACTGGACACGATGATGCTGGCCCGCTGGCTGGAGCCGCACCGCAGCAATTATACCTTGGATGAGCTGCTTGCGGTTCATGAAATCCCTATCGAAGGTCGGCATAACGCCTTGGAGGATGCTAAGATGACTGCCCGTTTATGGGTGTCCTATCTCCGGGAAATTTCGCAGAAACGCCAGGTGGAGACGCTGGGGGATCTTTATGCTTACTTGAGCAGAGCGTAG